From Pseudanabaena sp. PCC 6802, one genomic window encodes:
- the hisD gene encoding histidinol dehydrogenase, which translates to MLRIITQRTEAETELKRICDRIHDDRVTHKEATVSEVIQAVRRQGDFALLHYTAEFDRQTITQADLRVSGTELDAAFQQVSAELLQAIQLAYKRIEAFHRQRVPKSWVHFGEKEVVLGKRYTPIDTAGIYVPGGSAAYPSTVLMNAIPAVVAGVKRIVMVTPPGKDKTVNPAILVAAQLAGVDEIYRVGGAQAIAALAYGTETIPSVDVITGPGNIYVTLAKKQVYGRVGIDSLAGPSEVLVIADRSANPLYVATDMLAQAEHDSMAAAILIATDSRLASRVVEEVERLLENHPRRLLTEKAIANYGLVIVVDSLKTAADLSNLFAPEHLELEVEEPWELLELIRHAGAIFMGHSTPEAVGDYLAGPNHTLPTAGAARYASALGVETFMKHSSIIQYSPEALNEVAGAIAALTEAEGLPSHGDSVKFRTENR; encoded by the coding sequence ATGCTGCGAATCATTACTCAGCGGACTGAAGCAGAAACCGAATTGAAACGGATCTGCGATCGCATTCATGACGATCGAGTAACCCATAAAGAAGCCACAGTCAGCGAAGTGATTCAGGCTGTACGGAGACAGGGGGACTTCGCTCTGCTGCACTACACGGCTGAGTTCGATCGTCAAACTATCACTCAGGCGGATCTGCGCGTGAGCGGCACCGAACTTGATGCTGCTTTCCAGCAAGTTTCAGCCGAATTGCTACAAGCAATTCAACTCGCCTATAAACGCATAGAGGCATTTCATCGGCAGCGAGTCCCCAAGAGCTGGGTACATTTCGGAGAGAAAGAAGTGGTGTTGGGCAAACGTTATACCCCAATTGATACAGCGGGCATCTACGTACCCGGTGGCAGTGCTGCCTATCCCAGTACCGTGTTGATGAATGCCATTCCCGCTGTAGTAGCTGGAGTAAAACGCATTGTGATGGTCACTCCTCCTGGCAAAGACAAGACGGTCAATCCGGCCATTTTAGTAGCAGCACAGCTTGCCGGAGTAGACGAAATCTATCGTGTGGGTGGCGCGCAAGCAATTGCCGCTTTAGCTTATGGGACAGAAACTATTCCATCAGTAGATGTAATTACTGGCCCTGGCAACATCTACGTCACGCTTGCCAAAAAGCAGGTTTACGGTCGAGTGGGCATTGACTCCCTGGCGGGGCCGTCGGAAGTGTTGGTAATTGCAGATCGTAGCGCGAACCCATTGTATGTTGCGACAGACATGCTGGCACAGGCCGAGCACGATTCTATGGCTGCGGCTATATTGATCGCCACTGACTCGCGCCTGGCAAGTCGAGTCGTAGAAGAAGTGGAAAGGCTACTGGAAAACCATCCTCGTCGCCTGTTAACAGAGAAAGCCATTGCCAACTACGGACTGGTAATTGTCGTAGACAGTCTTAAAACTGCTGCCGATCTATCTAATCTTTTTGCCCCCGAACATTTAGAGTTGGAAGTTGAAGAGCCTTGGGAATTACTAGAACTAATTCGCCATGCTGGTGCTATTTTTATGGGGCACTCTACCCCAGAGGCTGTGGGTGACTACTTAGCTGGCCCCAACCACACGTTACCAACAGCCGGAGCTGCCCGTTATGCCTCTGCTCTAGGTGTAGAAACTTTCATGAAGCATTCCAGCATTATTCAATACAGCCCCGAAGCGTTGAATGAAGTTGCCGGAGCAATTGCAGCGCTGACTGAAGCTGAGGGATTGCCATCCCACGGCGATTCCGTCAAGTTCCGTACGGAGAATCGTTAA
- a CDS encoding LAGLIDADG family homing endonuclease, with protein MIKNDTWITQMASAGMISPFEPNLIRQVKVEANSGLRPVISYGLSSYGYDIRLSPVDFRIFRHVPGTVIDPKNFSSKNLEASELHSDDNGSFFILPAHSYGLGVALERLAVPENVTVICIGKCLTGDTRIVDATTGAYLPIEEFQGGSTASYSKLQGIIKQPASPAIAQGVKPVFKVVTQKGAVIKATANHPFLTEAGWRSLEKLKTNDKIATPREIPVFGNGDLTIDEAILLGLMISEGQCDTPGNSPCFSSEDEVLVGVLRDCAKTVVEQVVTSKGQGYGYRLVNQAGRGGIVRHNRTSLWLKSYNLNVGASQKFVPQRVFTAPRLVIAAFLRALFSGDGSVYIVGESTRAKPTLAVEYCSTSERLIRDVHHLLLRFGIPSQIRSRYPDKGKTAYSLSFQSSESILRFFNEIGFWPGSLKQRKFEEKMHSILLATKPKQKIHDRILWDAIKTIEEVGLEEVYDISVPQLENFVANDFIVHNSTYARTGVIANLTPAEAGWRGHLTLEFSNSSSADCRLYANEGVVQLLFLEGEPCAVSYEDRRGKYQDQIEAVTLARV; from the coding sequence ATGATCAAAAATGACACCTGGATTACGCAGATGGCATCTGCTGGCATGATTTCGCCATTTGAGCCTAATTTGATCCGACAGGTAAAAGTAGAAGCTAATTCGGGATTGCGGCCTGTAATTAGCTACGGATTATCATCCTATGGCTACGATATTCGCCTTTCACCTGTAGACTTTCGCATTTTTCGCCACGTACCAGGCACGGTGATCGACCCCAAGAACTTTAGTTCTAAGAATCTAGAAGCATCGGAATTACATAGCGATGACAATGGCAGCTTCTTTATTCTGCCTGCCCATTCCTATGGTTTGGGCGTAGCGCTCGAACGACTGGCTGTACCAGAAAATGTAACCGTAATTTGCATTGGCAAATGTTTAACCGGAGACACGAGAATTGTTGATGCTACAACTGGTGCTTATTTGCCGATCGAAGAATTCCAGGGGGGCTCTACCGCAAGCTACAGTAAACTGCAAGGAATTATCAAACAACCTGCCAGTCCTGCGATCGCACAAGGGGTTAAACCCGTTTTCAAGGTCGTGACCCAAAAAGGAGCCGTTATTAAGGCAACTGCAAATCATCCATTTTTAACCGAAGCAGGATGGAGATCGCTGGAAAAACTAAAAACCAACGATAAAATAGCAACCCCGCGAGAAATTCCAGTATTTGGCAATGGCGATCTAACCATTGATGAAGCGATTTTATTGGGCCTGATGATTTCTGAGGGACAATGCGATACACCTGGGAACAGTCCGTGCTTTAGTTCCGAAGATGAGGTGCTAGTTGGCGTATTAAGAGATTGCGCAAAAACAGTAGTCGAGCAAGTAGTGACTTCTAAAGGTCAGGGCTACGGATATCGCCTGGTAAACCAAGCAGGGAGAGGCGGTATTGTCCGTCATAATCGCACCAGTTTATGGCTCAAATCCTACAACTTAAATGTAGGTGCAAGTCAAAAATTTGTGCCACAACGGGTTTTTACCGCGCCAAGGCTTGTAATTGCTGCTTTCCTCCGCGCTTTATTTTCTGGAGACGGCAGTGTTTATATTGTTGGCGAATCTACGAGAGCAAAGCCAACATTGGCTGTTGAGTATTGTTCTACTAGCGAACGACTCATCCGCGACGTTCACCATTTGTTGTTACGGTTTGGCATCCCCAGTCAAATTCGCTCTAGATATCCTGACAAAGGTAAAACCGCTTACTCTTTATCGTTTCAATCTTCAGAATCCATTCTCCGATTTTTTAACGAAATAGGTTTTTGGCCGGGTTCTCTGAAGCAAAGAAAATTTGAAGAAAAAATGCACTCAATTCTCTTGGCAACAAAACCAAAGCAAAAAATTCACGATCGCATTTTATGGGATGCGATAAAAACTATAGAAGAGGTGGGGCTGGAAGAAGTTTATGACATTTCCGTACCTCAACTAGAAAACTTCGTTGCCAATGATTTTATCGTCCATAACTCTACCTACGCTCGTACTGGTGTAATCGCCAATCTGACACCAGCCGAGGCGGGCTGGCGCGGTCATTTGACTTTAGAATTCTCTAACTCCTCCAGTGCCGACTGCCGTCTCTACGCCAACGAAGGTGTGGTGCAACTCCTATTCCTCGAAGGCGAGCCATGTGCGGTCAGCTACGAAGATCGACGGGGCAAGTACCAAGATCAAATCGAAGCGGTTACGCTAGCACGAGTTTAA
- a CDS encoding late competence development ComFB family protein: protein MGYCRNVIEELVIEEVKSQISKLAAAMRKQVSLSEAIAYSLNRLPPMYATTQAGWSRQIKRARGELSSQIRNVVSHALVSVRPDPLRVSEPLPESELEGHARSLARLQQILDKPDLRWRDVPATLLAAMSNVRMKPGTSTVASGRMGAVDVKAYLQRSKVRTAKPGVNVSETDLEAKEFAAYMAGAGFGYSNILEKLVASIATRQLERLNPEIADSIPIEEVVAYTLNRLPTMYATSDRGFKALHMRAKIELANQIISTMRQAIMKVSQTPYKSVPPLPFDKFNLELNMALADLKQLLGREDITWRNVPDIVESVLET, encoded by the coding sequence ATGGGATACTGCCGCAATGTAATCGAAGAGTTAGTAATCGAAGAGGTTAAATCTCAGATTAGTAAACTTGCTGCTGCTATGCGCAAACAGGTGAGCTTAAGTGAAGCGATCGCATATTCGCTCAACCGTCTCCCTCCTATGTATGCTACGACACAAGCTGGCTGGTCGCGGCAAATCAAGCGCGCGCGTGGCGAGTTGAGTTCGCAGATCCGTAATGTGGTTTCCCACGCCCTGGTTAGCGTCCGCCCCGATCCGTTGCGCGTTTCCGAACCCCTTCCAGAATCAGAGCTAGAAGGGCACGCCAGATCGCTAGCACGGCTCCAACAAATCCTGGATAAACCAGATCTAAGGTGGAGAGATGTCCCGGCTACATTGCTAGCAGCAATGTCAAACGTGCGGATGAAGCCAGGCACCTCGACAGTCGCTTCGGGCAGGATGGGTGCGGTAGATGTCAAAGCTTATCTCCAGCGTTCCAAAGTCCGCACGGCAAAACCTGGAGTTAATGTGTCGGAAACGGATTTGGAAGCGAAGGAATTTGCTGCCTATATGGCTGGTGCTGGTTTCGGTTATAGCAATATTCTGGAAAAGTTGGTGGCATCGATCGCCACGCGACAACTGGAACGCCTTAATCCCGAAATAGCCGATTCCATTCCCATTGAAGAGGTGGTGGCCTATACGCTAAACCGCTTACCCACTATGTATGCTACTAGCGATCGCGGGTTTAAAGCGCTGCATATGCGTGCAAAAATCGAGCTGGCCAATCAGATTATCTCAACCATGCGTCAAGCAATTATGAAGGTCAGCCAAACTCCCTACAAGTCGGTTCCACCTCTCCCCTTTGACAAATTTAACCTGGAGCTGAATATGGCATTAGCCGATCTAAAGCAGCTCCTGGGACGGGAAGACATTACCTGGCGCAATGTCCCCGATATTGTCGAAAGCGTATTAGAGACTTAG
- the bioB gene encoding biotin synthase BioB, with the protein MISLDRVRQIYHQPLTSLVFEAQTVHRQYHQSDRVQLCTLANIKSGRCPEDCHYCAQSARYQTDVETYPLLPLADVVEQAKAAKANGSTRFCMGAAWRQVPDGAEFERILEMVEAVVGLGMEACVTLGMMRLDQAQRLAKAGLTAYNHNLDTSASFYPEIITTRTYSDRLDTIKAVAQAGIQLCCGGIVGLGETDRDRIELIHVLANLDPQPESVPINALAPIEGTPLGDLSTVDPLVLVRTIATARIAIPAAVVRLSAGRRAMSVAEQALCFLAGANSIFTGERLLTSPNPGLDADSQMLEQLGLTPWNNIGDRQVVATES; encoded by the coding sequence TTGATTTCACTAGATCGCGTTCGGCAGATTTACCACCAACCGCTTACCTCTTTGGTATTTGAAGCGCAGACCGTTCACCGCCAATATCACCAGAGCGATCGCGTACAGCTATGTACTTTGGCAAATATTAAGTCTGGGCGCTGCCCCGAGGACTGTCATTATTGCGCGCAGAGCGCTCGCTATCAAACCGATGTGGAAACCTATCCGCTACTACCCCTAGCAGATGTAGTCGAGCAGGCAAAAGCGGCAAAAGCTAACGGTTCTACCCGATTTTGTATGGGTGCGGCCTGGCGGCAGGTACCGGATGGCGCAGAATTCGAACGCATCCTCGAGATGGTGGAAGCAGTTGTCGGTTTGGGGATGGAAGCCTGCGTCACGCTTGGTATGATGCGTTTGGATCAGGCACAACGTCTGGCAAAAGCGGGTTTAACCGCTTACAACCACAATCTCGATACCTCAGCTAGCTTTTATCCAGAAATTATTACCACTCGTACCTACAGCGATCGCCTCGATACGATTAAAGCTGTAGCACAAGCAGGAATTCAACTCTGTTGCGGCGGTATCGTTGGCTTGGGCGAAACCGATCGCGATCGCATCGAGTTAATCCACGTCCTGGCCAATCTCGATCCCCAACCAGAGTCGGTGCCGATTAATGCCCTGGCTCCGATTGAGGGCACTCCCTTAGGCGATCTCTCCACCGTCGATCCTTTAGTACTGGTACGCACGATTGCCACGGCTAGAATTGCGATCCCCGCTGCCGTAGTGCGTTTGTCAGCGGGACGACGGGCAATGAGCGTTGCAGAACAGGCATTATGTTTTCTAGCAGGTGCTAATTCTATCTTTACAGGCGAGCGGCTGCTGACCAGCCCCAATCCCGGACTTGATGCCGATAGTCAAATGTTAGAGCAATTAGGACTAACACCCTGGAATAACATAGGCGATCGCCAAGTAGTAGCCACAGAGAGTTAG